A region from the Halobacillus mangrovi genome encodes:
- the yfcC gene encoding putative basic amino acid antiporter YfcC, with amino-acid sequence MKDKKKGIQMPHTYVIIFFVVLFAAILTYLIPAGMFETKEVTYEHSGAEESRTVLIPESFTTAEEGATEGTSLFEPGGGAGLLNYVFEGLVSGDKWGSAVGVVAFILIIGGAFGIIMRTRAVEEGILSVIDRTKGKEVLIIPVMFFLFSLGGAVFGMGEEAIAFAMILVPLVIALGYDAITGIMITYVATQIGFGTSWMNPFGVAIAQGVSDVPVLSGTPFRMAMWLVFTAVGTFYTWKYASKIRKDPTQSLSYESDQYFRDDFDHKDMKVNFRTGHMLVILTVVLGVAWIIWGVVQHAYYIPEIASQFFTIGLVAGIIGVLFRLNNMKVNDIAEGFAQGAKDLLPAALVVGMAKGIVIILGGDDPTSASVLNTILHSAGQLFEGVPEVISAWLMFVFQSIFNFFVVSGSGQAALTMPLMAPLADIAGVTRQVAVLAFQLGDGLTNIIVPTSAALMGTLGAARLDWGKWFAFIIKFQLLLFGLASVFIIAAVLINFS; translated from the coding sequence ATGAAAGATAAAAAGAAAGGCATTCAAATGCCGCATACGTACGTCATCATTTTCTTTGTCGTATTATTCGCTGCTATATTAACTTATCTGATCCCGGCAGGTATGTTCGAAACAAAAGAAGTGACGTATGAACATTCGGGTGCGGAAGAATCCCGTACAGTTTTAATACCAGAAAGTTTTACTACGGCAGAAGAAGGAGCGACAGAGGGAACAAGTCTATTTGAACCTGGGGGAGGAGCTGGTCTTCTAAACTATGTGTTTGAAGGGCTGGTTTCTGGAGATAAATGGGGCTCAGCGGTAGGAGTCGTTGCCTTCATTCTTATTATTGGAGGGGCATTTGGAATTATTATGCGGACAAGGGCAGTGGAGGAAGGAATTCTATCTGTCATTGATCGTACAAAGGGTAAAGAAGTACTTATCATTCCTGTTATGTTCTTTCTATTCTCTTTAGGTGGAGCGGTATTCGGAATGGGAGAAGAAGCGATTGCTTTTGCTATGATTCTAGTTCCGTTAGTTATTGCTCTCGGTTATGATGCGATTACAGGCATCATGATTACCTATGTAGCTACTCAGATCGGTTTTGGGACCTCATGGATGAACCCGTTCGGTGTAGCAATTGCTCAAGGGGTATCCGATGTTCCTGTACTATCCGGTACGCCATTTAGAATGGCGATGTGGCTGGTGTTTACGGCTGTTGGTACATTTTATACATGGAAGTATGCAAGTAAAATTAGAAAAGATCCGACCCAATCATTATCCTACGAGTCGGACCAATATTTTAGAGACGACTTTGATCATAAAGATATGAAAGTAAACTTCAGGACAGGCCACATGCTTGTTATTTTAACAGTAGTGCTTGGTGTAGCTTGGATTATATGGGGTGTCGTGCAGCATGCTTATTATATCCCAGAGATAGCAAGCCAATTTTTCACAATTGGACTTGTAGCTGGGATTATTGGTGTCCTATTCCGATTAAATAATATGAAAGTCAATGATATCGCTGAAGGGTTTGCTCAAGGGGCGAAGGACTTGCTTCCTGCAGCTTTAGTTGTTGGTATGGCAAAAGGTATCGTGATCATTCTAGGAGGAGATGATCCAACTTCAGCTTCTGTATTAAATACGATCCTGCACTCAGCTGGCCAACTGTTTGAAGGTGTTCCGGAAGTGATCTCAGCCTGGTTGATGTTTGTTTTTCAGTCGATCTTCAACTTTTTCGTTGTATCGGGGTCAGGACAGGCGGCGCTTACAATGCCATTGATGGCTCCGCTTGCTGATATCGCAGGTGTTACTCGTCAAGTCGCTGTTCTTGCGTTTCAGCTTGGAGACGGTCTTACGAATATCATCGTACCGACGTCCGCTGCTTTAATGGGTACACTTGGAGCAGCTCGACTGGACTGGGGGAAATGGTTCGCTTTTATTATTAAATTTCAATTGCTCTTATTCGGACTGGCAAGTGTGTTTATTATCGCCGCAGTTCTGATTAACTTTAGTTAA
- a CDS encoding sigma-54 interaction domain-containing protein codes for MKNRLTLITGTPETKETLHQQLEDILGEYILINSYAVDEAIPERVSDELVIFSSDLIEKEASHLVSNECKRMTAKRTINYQMINQLFEINSGTKVLCVNDAPQMAQETIETLEKIGMTHLAYTPYSPGKKAPSHIKTAITPGEARIVPKSIDQVIDIGVRLIDITTLIAILEHFHLKEKLGWTISNRYTGKIIELSQRLAEVNRQTKLLNQHLQQVVDGVNDGVMAIDRHQRVTVFNPFIEEYSGLSHVHAIGKTLTQLFKEPELLSYMSSPQDEGKYFTMNGYNLMVYRIQWKESDNILFIFKNTDETITMEKAARKQLMKTGYMSKYSFEDIIGKSPEILHTKKIASKLAKTELPVLIQGESGTGKELFAHSIHNQSNRVLEPFLAVNFSALPEDLLESELFGYEEGAFTGAKKGGKKGLFEQADGGTIFLDEIGDSSLKLQARLLRVIQEMELRKIGGTKTIPINVRIIAATNKDLLELIEDGKFREDLYHRLKVLFLPIPPLRKRKIDIPLLVEQFSIENNIPEHKWDHDLIETLTHFNWYGNIRELKNTVSYLSIVADGERITIHDLPGKDYFQTAKIEPESIVDHQLNTKVLTAVKELNDSSKNASRKKITDILSNEGSSLTEQQIRRILENLKKSGYVTIRRGRSGTQITREGVQYIQSSIN; via the coding sequence ATGAAAAATCGATTGACTCTCATAACTGGTACCCCTGAAACAAAAGAAACGCTGCACCAGCAGCTAGAAGATATTTTAGGAGAGTACATCTTAATTAACAGCTACGCTGTAGATGAAGCGATCCCAGAACGAGTTTCAGATGAGCTCGTCATTTTTTCATCCGATCTTATTGAAAAAGAGGCGTCTCATCTTGTATCCAATGAATGCAAACGAATGACAGCAAAAAGAACCATTAACTATCAAATGATTAACCAATTGTTTGAAATCAACAGCGGAACAAAAGTTTTGTGCGTAAATGATGCACCACAAATGGCGCAGGAAACCATAGAAACCCTAGAAAAAATAGGGATGACTCACCTTGCTTACACTCCGTACTCCCCTGGCAAAAAAGCCCCTTCCCACATCAAAACAGCTATCACACCTGGAGAAGCTAGAATCGTGCCAAAATCTATCGATCAAGTGATAGACATCGGTGTACGGCTAATCGATATAACGACGTTAATTGCCATTCTTGAACACTTCCATCTTAAAGAAAAGCTGGGATGGACGATTTCCAATCGATACACAGGAAAAATTATAGAATTAAGTCAAAGGCTTGCCGAAGTGAATCGTCAAACCAAGTTATTGAACCAGCATCTCCAGCAAGTGGTGGACGGAGTTAATGATGGGGTTATGGCCATTGACCGCCACCAGCGTGTTACAGTTTTCAATCCTTTTATCGAAGAATATAGCGGATTATCTCACGTCCATGCTATTGGAAAAACTTTGACCCAACTGTTTAAAGAACCAGAATTGCTATCCTACATGTCATCCCCTCAAGATGAAGGGAAATATTTCACGATGAACGGGTACAATTTAATGGTTTATAGGATTCAATGGAAAGAAAGCGACAACATACTTTTCATCTTTAAAAACACGGATGAAACAATAACGATGGAAAAAGCAGCAAGAAAACAACTCATGAAGACAGGCTATATGTCCAAATACAGCTTTGAAGATATTATTGGGAAAAGCCCCGAAATCCTTCATACCAAAAAAATTGCGAGTAAATTAGCCAAAACCGAGCTTCCGGTCTTAATCCAAGGAGAAAGCGGTACTGGCAAAGAGCTTTTTGCTCACTCCATCCATAATCAGTCTAATCGTGTACTCGAACCTTTTCTAGCTGTGAATTTCAGCGCTCTTCCTGAAGACCTTCTGGAAAGTGAATTGTTCGGCTATGAAGAGGGGGCCTTCACAGGAGCGAAAAAAGGCGGAAAGAAAGGTCTTTTCGAGCAAGCTGATGGAGGTACAATTTTCCTGGACGAGATTGGAGATAGCAGTTTAAAGCTTCAAGCTAGACTCTTAAGGGTCATTCAGGAAATGGAATTGCGAAAGATAGGTGGCACCAAAACGATTCCGATCAACGTTCGAATTATTGCGGCTACAAATAAAGACCTGCTCGAATTGATTGAGGATGGAAAGTTTAGAGAAGATTTATATCACAGGTTAAAAGTTCTATTTTTACCGATTCCTCCACTGCGCAAAAGAAAGATAGATATCCCCTTGCTAGTTGAACAATTTTCAATTGAAAACAACATTCCAGAACACAAATGGGATCATGATCTGATAGAGACGTTAACGCATTTTAACTGGTACGGAAATATACGAGAACTGAAAAATACTGTCTCCTACTTGTCTATTGTAGCGGATGGCGAAAGAATTACTATTCACGACCTCCCCGGAAAAGACTATTTCCAAACAGCAAAGATCGAACCTGAGAGCATTGTCGATCACCAATTAAATACGAAAGTGTTAACAGCAGTAAAAGAACTGAATGATTCATCCAAAAACGCGAGTCGAAAGAAAATAACCGATATTCTTTCTAATGAGGGAAGTTCTTTGACAGAACAACAGATTCGAAGAATACTGGAAAACTTGAAAAAATCAGGGTATGTAACGATCCGAAGGGGACGGTCCGGCACGCAAATTACTCGGGAAGGCGTTCAATATATACAAAGTTCGATAAACTAA
- a CDS encoding acrylyl-CoA reductase family protein has protein sequence MTSFQAFKITKSEDSITSNIETLSQKDLPSSDVLIRVHYSSVNYKDGMVSQLNNALVKEYPIVPGIDLAGEVVSSRDPRFKEGDRVIATSYEIGVSHYGGYSEYASVPADWIVPLPDGLTLEQSMILGTAGFTAALSLHKLEQHGLKPEDGPVLVTGATGGVGSMAVALLDKRGYTIEASTGSPEHKAYLKELGANKVISREDVYDSELKPLSSQKWAAAIDPVGGGQLASILGKLQYNGAAAVSGLTGGTKIPTQVYPFILRGISLIGIDSVYCPMETRKKVWHRLANDLKIKDALDQMKMTITLQEIPDTLEQILAGETRGRTIVQL, from the coding sequence ATGACATCCTTTCAAGCTTTTAAAATCACAAAGTCTGAGGATTCAATTACATCGAATATAGAAACTTTATCTCAAAAAGACCTTCCTTCCAGTGATGTACTTATCCGTGTCCATTATTCCAGCGTAAATTATAAAGACGGAATGGTATCTCAACTTAATAACGCACTGGTAAAAGAATATCCGATCGTTCCTGGGATTGACCTTGCTGGTGAAGTCGTCTCCTCTAGAGATCCCAGGTTCAAAGAGGGAGATCGAGTTATCGCAACCAGCTACGAAATCGGTGTATCCCATTACGGCGGGTATAGTGAATATGCGAGCGTCCCGGCAGATTGGATTGTTCCTCTACCTGATGGACTAACACTAGAACAGTCCATGATTCTCGGAACCGCTGGATTCACTGCTGCCTTATCCCTACACAAGCTGGAACAGCACGGTCTAAAACCCGAAGATGGACCAGTGCTTGTTACCGGAGCAACTGGCGGTGTCGGAAGTATGGCAGTAGCTCTTCTCGACAAACGCGGGTACACCATAGAGGCAAGTACAGGAAGTCCTGAGCATAAAGCTTACTTAAAAGAATTAGGTGCGAATAAAGTTATCTCTCGCGAAGATGTCTATGATAGTGAACTTAAACCATTATCCAGCCAGAAATGGGCAGCTGCTATTGACCCAGTCGGAGGAGGACAGCTCGCTTCCATCTTAGGAAAGCTTCAATACAATGGTGCGGCGGCTGTCAGCGGTTTGACAGGCGGAACAAAAATCCCCACACAGGTTTATCCATTCATCCTCCGTGGTATTAGTCTTATTGGCATCGACTCTGTCTACTGTCCGATGGAAACAAGGAAAAAAGTATGGCACCGTTTAGCCAATGATTTGAAGATCAAGGATGCATTGGATCAAATGAAAATGACCATTACCCTTCAGGAAATTCCGGACACCTTAGAACAGATCCTTGCCGGTGAAACGCGCGGGCGTACGATTGTACAGTTATAA
- a CDS encoding response regulator transcription factor has product MKSILIVEDEPTISRVLAAYMKKNNYDVFQAFTGAEALQSFASHKPDLVLLDVMLPDLDGWSVLSTIREKSTCPVIMLTALGEVDYRLKGFDTGADDYITKPFVAEEVVARVKAIIRRPQNILEENQLKYGSLHFNLDSNQVFCNGEPLDLTPRDRSLLFFLARHPNQTFSRDQLLNHVWGIDYEGSDRAVDLSIKRIRRTLRPWANDKHSIKTYRGLGYQFSFENKGS; this is encoded by the coding sequence ATGAAGAGTATATTAATTGTAGAAGATGAACCTACAATTTCAAGAGTGTTGGCTGCTTACATGAAGAAAAATAATTATGATGTATTCCAGGCTTTTACTGGGGCAGAGGCTCTTCAGTCTTTTGCAAGCCATAAACCAGACCTTGTATTATTAGACGTCATGCTGCCAGATCTTGATGGATGGTCTGTCCTTTCCACCATCCGTGAAAAGAGTACTTGTCCAGTTATTATGCTGACCGCCCTGGGAGAAGTTGACTATCGGTTGAAAGGATTTGATACGGGAGCTGACGATTACATAACGAAGCCTTTTGTTGCTGAAGAAGTCGTAGCAAGAGTTAAAGCGATTATAAGGCGGCCACAAAATATATTGGAAGAAAACCAGCTTAAATATGGTTCGCTTCATTTCAACCTTGACTCAAACCAAGTTTTTTGTAACGGTGAACCACTGGACTTGACCCCTAGAGATCGCTCTCTGTTATTTTTTCTCGCCCGGCATCCAAACCAAACCTTTTCCAGAGATCAGCTTCTCAATCATGTTTGGGGGATAGATTATGAAGGAAGCGACCGTGCCGTCGATTTATCTATTAAACGAATAAGAAGAACTTTACGGCCATGGGCTAATGATAAGCACTCGATTAAAACTTACCGAGGATTGGGGTATCAATTTAGTTTTGAAAACAAAGGATCGTAA
- a CDS encoding sensor histidine kinase — MKHWSLRYLTTLLIGLVIIAVISIVWIRKTTIENRLDLSHLVAQEISDRIVNTNGRILAGPLFKDILEERSTLLNLAQPPTAVVLSEDGRVIANNQGPGFPSQPNEQLPSSIYKTRESTLTLEDGEKAYIISEPIKNNSETIGYVVLVQRESTLANINQEYRLLAVLLASLGLLGWLVIFYLTKHLSRPIKETVQAARQVSQGDYDIQMSHPPKEKELAELTETFTEMADRLKKLENMRTELLAGVTHDLKTPVTSISGLIQAVKDGIVEEEEAQEYLELSMKEIERLQAMIGDLLSFNTFVSGSLPISNRKQQLMPILKDLQKQWATTEKTPELQLKLPKTSEILVNLDDHRVKQILMNLLINAKHSMAFKEGIIQLIVSDPYNGYVDFKIKDQGSGIAEKDKDLIFERFYRGESKKLQVSGLGLGLPLSQMLAQALGGDLFLEETSSEGTTFTLKIPYEKA; from the coding sequence TTGAAACATTGGTCGTTGCGCTATTTAACGACCTTACTTATAGGACTTGTCATCATTGCGGTTATCTCCATTGTATGGATAAGAAAAACGACTATTGAAAACCGCCTTGATCTATCTCATCTCGTTGCACAGGAAATTTCCGATCGTATCGTAAACACAAATGGAAGGATTCTCGCGGGGCCATTATTTAAAGATATTTTAGAAGAAAGAAGTACACTGCTTAATTTAGCTCAACCACCTACTGCCGTAGTGCTTAGCGAAGATGGACGTGTCATAGCGAACAACCAGGGACCGGGGTTCCCCTCTCAACCAAACGAACAGCTTCCTTCTTCTATCTATAAAACTCGGGAATCGACACTTACATTAGAAGATGGAGAAAAAGCCTATATCATTAGTGAGCCTATCAAAAACAATTCAGAAACTATAGGCTATGTAGTGCTAGTACAAAGAGAGTCAACCCTTGCAAACATCAACCAGGAATACCGTTTGCTTGCTGTGCTTTTAGCCAGCTTAGGTTTACTCGGATGGCTTGTTATCTTCTATCTAACCAAGCACTTATCGAGACCGATCAAGGAAACCGTACAAGCTGCACGGCAGGTAAGCCAGGGAGATTATGATATCCAGATGTCCCACCCCCCTAAGGAAAAAGAACTCGCTGAACTCACAGAAACCTTTACAGAGATGGCGGATCGATTAAAGAAGCTGGAAAATATGCGTACAGAACTTCTGGCTGGAGTAACCCATGACTTAAAGACCCCCGTCACTTCTATCAGTGGGCTTATTCAAGCAGTCAAAGATGGGATTGTTGAAGAAGAAGAAGCCCAGGAATACTTAGAGCTTTCTATGAAAGAAATAGAAAGGCTGCAAGCAATGATTGGGGACTTGTTAAGCTTCAATACGTTTGTATCTGGCTCCCTCCCCATTTCTAATAGAAAGCAGCAGCTGATGCCTATCCTAAAAGATCTTCAAAAACAATGGGCTACTACAGAAAAAACACCTGAATTGCAACTAAAACTCCCAAAAACATCAGAGATCCTGGTAAACCTCGATGATCACCGGGTAAAGCAAATTTTAATGAACCTCCTTATAAATGCAAAACATTCAATGGCTTTCAAAGAAGGCATAATTCAGCTTATCGTATCTGACCCGTATAATGGTTATGTAGATTTCAAAATTAAGGACCAGGGTTCGGGAATTGCTGAGAAGGATAAGGATCTAATCTTCGAACGTTTTTATCGCGGGGAGAGCAAGAAATTGCAAGTCAGTGGTCTAGGGTTGGGGCTTCCTCTCAGCCAAATGCTTGCCCAGGCGCTTGGCGGGGATTTATTCTTAGAAGAGACCTCCTCAGAAGGAACGACTTTCACATTGAAAATTCCATACGAAAAAGCCTGA
- a CDS encoding YwbE family protein — protein sequence MEGQNRKNIEPGLNVDIVLKKDQRTGKLTNGVVKDILTNSPTHPHGIKVRLEDGQVGRVKNINK from the coding sequence ATGGAAGGACAAAACCGTAAGAATATAGAGCCGGGTCTTAACGTAGACATTGTATTAAAAAAGGATCAGCGTACTGGAAAGCTCACTAATGGAGTGGTGAAGGACATTCTGACCAATTCGCCGACTCATCCTCATGGAATAAAAGTCCGTTTAGAAGATGGACAAGTCGGTCGTGTTAAAAACATCAATAAGTAG
- a CDS encoding DUF2188 domain-containing protein produces the protein MADSRNKAEHVVAHEDGWAVKAEGAEQPTKVYDNKQDAIDRAKEIAENKGTSAVIHKKDGTIQNQHSYGDSSNNSSQGKSGENRSEATNKEYGRQGKYAKGSQN, from the coding sequence ATGGCAGATTCTAGAAATAAAGCAGAACACGTTGTAGCCCACGAAGATGGCTGGGCAGTGAAAGCTGAAGGTGCAGAACAGCCGACTAAAGTTTATGACAACAAGCAGGATGCAATTGATCGTGCGAAGGAAATCGCTGAAAACAAAGGAACATCCGCAGTCATCCATAAGAAGGACGGTACAATCCAGAATCAGCATTCCTATGGAGACAGCAGCAATAACAGCAGCCAAGGAAAAAGCGGAGAAAATCGTAGTGAAGCAACAAATAAGGAATACGGTCGACAAGGTAAATATGCAAAAGGAAGTCAAAATTAA
- a CDS encoding DUF2188 domain-containing protein, producing MPWDSNDYPSSFKNLDTAVRKKAIDIANAMIDEGYDEGRAIPIATEQAKEWYENADQKEINRVKQMSDSDLKERDAEDQQYESRPELLDKGEHVVSHEEGWAVQAEDAKQPSNVYDKKEDAVERAEEIAQNKGTQVVIHKRDGTIQDKISYKNNEK from the coding sequence ATGCCTTGGGACAGTAACGATTATCCAAGTTCATTTAAAAACCTGGACACCGCGGTTAGAAAGAAAGCAATAGACATCGCTAACGCTATGATTGATGAAGGATATGATGAAGGGCGAGCGATCCCGATCGCAACGGAACAAGCTAAAGAATGGTATGAGAATGCAGACCAAAAAGAAATAAATCGAGTTAAACAAATGAGTGATTCTGATCTTAAAGAGCGGGATGCTGAAGATCAGCAGTATGAAAGCCGTCCAGAGCTTCTCGACAAAGGAGAACATGTGGTTTCACATGAAGAAGGATGGGCCGTTCAAGCGGAAGATGCGAAGCAGCCTTCTAATGTTTATGATAAAAAGGAAGATGCTGTCGAAAGAGCGGAAGAAATTGCTCAAAATAAAGGGACACAAGTCGTCATTCATAAAAGGGATGGAACTATCCAAGATAAAATTTCCTATAAGAACAACGAAAAATAA
- the pxpB gene encoding 5-oxoprolinase subunit PxpB, which produces MKAHYHPLGDQAVVIELGTTIDLSVHQCVKQVCEKLESIDADWIVEYIPAFTTVTVVYDPVTIQKQITQSDLLPYEWACQQLKKRISRLKVKKSKKPRVVEIPVCYGGEFGPDLAYVAQKNGLSEQEVIDIHTNGDYLVYMIGFAPGFPYIGGMDERIAASRRDNPRLQIPAGSVGIAGKQTGVYPIETPGGWQLIGRTPKQLFQPENETPSLLQAGDKIKFTSITKEEYQSIKEVES; this is translated from the coding sequence GTGAAAGCGCATTATCACCCTTTAGGTGATCAAGCAGTGGTCATTGAGCTAGGAACCACTATTGATCTTTCCGTCCACCAGTGTGTTAAACAGGTTTGCGAAAAGCTTGAATCCATTGATGCTGACTGGATAGTTGAATACATACCCGCGTTTACGACTGTAACAGTCGTTTATGACCCTGTTACGATTCAAAAACAAATCACTCAATCCGACCTCCTCCCCTATGAGTGGGCATGCCAGCAGCTGAAAAAGAGAATTTCAAGACTTAAGGTTAAAAAATCGAAAAAACCACGGGTTGTAGAGATTCCAGTGTGCTATGGCGGAGAGTTTGGCCCGGACTTAGCTTATGTCGCACAAAAAAATGGACTAAGTGAACAAGAAGTGATCGACATTCATACAAACGGAGATTATTTGGTCTATATGATCGGGTTCGCACCAGGCTTTCCATATATCGGCGGCATGGATGAAAGGATTGCAGCTTCACGAAGAGACAATCCGAGACTTCAAATCCCTGCTGGTTCTGTAGGTATTGCTGGAAAGCAGACCGGAGTCTATCCAATAGAAACTCCTGGAGGATGGCAGCTCATTGGCCGGACTCCAAAACAGCTTTTCCAACCTGAAAATGAAACTCCTTCCCTCCTACAGGCCGGCGATAAGATTAAGTTCACCTCAATTACTAAGGAAGAATATCAATCAATCAAGGAGGTGGAATCATGA
- a CDS encoding 5-oxoprolinase subunit C family protein, with protein sequence MIRVVKGGLLTTIQDLGRFGHQKHGVIASGVMDSESHRIANLLVGNSPDLATIEITLMGPVLEFQEDALISICGGSLSPMIDGDSAPMWRPIFVKKGSELRFGNPKQGFRAYLAVCGGFDVPVVMDSRSTYLRAGIGGFKGRALDKGDELRLNSPTDTAFSIFENLKQKPGKHSYATPNWFVAHEFTPVIQSGETIRITEGREYDQFSTESQNALIQESFKIDSKSDRMGYRLNGPRLERKDDKDMISEAVAFGTIQVPSEGNPIILLADRQTTGGYPKIAQVARIDLPKVAQMKPGEQIRFEWISLDKAQKLYLEREKALDQLRRGVAFKMR encoded by the coding sequence ATGATCCGTGTCGTTAAAGGTGGTCTACTAACAACCATTCAAGATCTCGGACGTTTTGGGCATCAAAAACACGGGGTTATTGCAAGTGGGGTTATGGACAGTGAATCCCACAGAATAGCCAACCTCCTTGTAGGCAATAGTCCGGACTTAGCCACCATAGAGATTACGTTAATGGGGCCTGTTCTTGAATTTCAGGAGGATGCACTTATTTCCATCTGCGGTGGCAGTCTTTCTCCTATGATTGATGGAGATAGCGCGCCAATGTGGAGACCGATTTTTGTTAAGAAAGGGAGCGAACTAAGATTTGGAAACCCCAAGCAGGGATTCAGGGCTTATTTAGCCGTGTGTGGAGGATTTGATGTGCCAGTCGTTATGGACAGCCGCTCCACTTATCTTCGAGCAGGTATCGGTGGTTTTAAAGGGAGAGCCTTAGACAAAGGAGACGAACTAAGACTAAACTCACCTACAGACACTGCCTTTAGTATATTTGAAAATTTAAAACAAAAACCAGGAAAACATTCTTACGCAACACCTAATTGGTTTGTGGCTCATGAATTCACTCCAGTTATCCAATCGGGAGAAACCATACGTATTACAGAAGGCAGAGAATACGATCAATTTTCAACAGAAAGTCAAAACGCCTTGATACAGGAAAGTTTTAAAATAGACTCAAAATCCGACCGTATGGGCTATCGATTGAACGGTCCTCGCCTTGAAAGAAAAGATGATAAGGATATGATTTCGGAGGCTGTTGCCTTTGGAACCATTCAAGTTCCTTCTGAAGGAAATCCGATCATTTTATTGGCTGATCGGCAAACCACTGGTGGATATCCTAAAATTGCCCAAGTCGCAAGGATCGATCTGCCTAAAGTTGCTCAGATGAAACCTGGTGAACAAATCCGCTTTGAGTGGATTAGCCTGGATAAGGCTCAGAAACTTTACCTTGAACGGGAAAAGGCTCTAGATCAGTTAAGAAGAGGCGTTGCATTTAAAATGAGATAG
- a CDS encoding LamB/YcsF family protein, producing MNIVDLNCDMGESFGSYKIGRDEEILKYVTSANIACGFHAGDPSTMRRTVNMAIENNVGIGAHPGLQDLVGFGRRAMDISSEEAYDLVLYQIGALQGFVKAEGGSLQHVKPHGALFNMAAKQKELADAIAKAVKDIDPELVLFGLANSELVKAGKEAGLRTASEVFSDRTYQKDGSLTSRRESNALITDHVQAVSQVIRMIKEQKVITLQDVDIDIEAQTICIHGDGENAVDFASYITRALNDADIQLDKIGNFLTR from the coding sequence ATGAATATCGTTGATTTAAATTGTGACATGGGAGAAAGTTTTGGCTCTTATAAAATTGGACGTGATGAGGAGATTCTAAAATATGTTACTTCCGCCAATATTGCTTGCGGTTTCCACGCAGGTGATCCTTCAACGATGAGACGGACAGTAAACATGGCAATAGAAAATAATGTCGGTATCGGTGCCCATCCCGGTCTACAGGACCTTGTCGGCTTCGGGCGCAGAGCGATGGATATTTCTTCTGAGGAAGCTTACGACCTTGTCCTATACCAAATCGGTGCCTTGCAAGGTTTCGTAAAAGCGGAAGGCGGCTCCCTTCAACATGTGAAGCCTCACGGTGCTCTATTTAACATGGCTGCTAAGCAAAAAGAACTCGCGGATGCCATTGCTAAAGCTGTAAAAGACATAGATCCGGAACTCGTGTTATTCGGTCTCGCTAACAGCGAACTTGTCAAAGCCGGTAAAGAAGCTGGACTGAGAACAGCTAGTGAAGTATTTTCTGATCGTACTTATCAAAAAGATGGATCTCTTACTTCTCGTCGTGAGTCGAATGCCTTGATCACTGATCATGTGCAAGCAGTCAGCCAAGTCATCCGTATGATCAAGGAGCAAAAAGTTATTACGTTACAGGATGTGGATATCGACATCGAAGCTCAAACCATTTGCATTCACGGAGATGGAGAAAATGCTGTCGACTTTGCCTCCTACATTACCAGAGCATTAAATGATGCAGATATTCAACTAGATAAAATAGGAAATTTCCTAACAAGATAA